ATCGGGAATCTTCTCCAGGCGCGGCAGCACGGCAGCGATCACCTTCTCGATCTGCCAGCTCGCGATCGTGCTCGTGGCCGGGTAGATGGGGATCGGCTGGTGCTGACGCGCCTCGGCGTTGAGGCGGGCCTCGTCCTCGTCGTCGAAGAGCTGGTAGTCGGGATGGGCGAACTGGAGCTGTCCCTTGAACTCCCCGACTTTCCCGGAGAAGATGCCCTGTCGACCGACCCGGAGTTCACTCTGCCGCCACACCTGATTGAAGAAGGCGAGGTTGACGGTGCCGGCGCCGTCGCTGATCACGACCTCGAGGAGAGTCCCGTTGCGTCCGCGCATGGGCCGCGTCGACACGGCCCGCACCTCCGCGACGATGGTCACCTGCTCCCCTACCGGCAGCGACGCGATCGGCGTGAGCTCGCCTCGCTGTGCATAGCGGCGCGGGTAGTGCGCGAGCAGATCGCCCACGGTCGACATCCCGAACGCGCGGGACAGGCTGGCCGCCGTCTTCGCGCCGACGACGTCCGTCAGCGCGGACGACAGGCTCACGGAAGACATGAGTCGAGTCTAGGGAGCACGCCCGACGTGGAGGACGGGGTCGACGCGTAAAGTGGACGGATGCTCCGACGCTTCGTCGCCCGCGTGTTCTGGACGTTCAGCCGATGGTCACTCCGCTCGGAACCGGCTCCGCGCGTGCCCACCGTGCTCATCGGTGCACCGCATACGTCCAATTGGGACTTCGTGCTGATGCTGGCGATCGCGTGGCAGCTCGGCATCCCGGTCCGATGGCTCGGGAAGGACGCCCTCTTCCGCGGCTGGCGCGGCCCTCTCATGCGTCGCCTCGGGGGCATTCCGGTGGACCGCGCCGACGCGGCCAGGGTCGTCGGAGAGGTGGTCGAGCGTGTTCGCTCCGGCGAGGTCTTCGGTCTCGTCGTGACACCCGACGGAACACGTGGCACGAACACGTACTGGAAGAGCGGCTTCTATCGCATCGCGCGCGAGACGGGGATGCCGGTGACTCTCGGCTACGTCGACCGCACGACCATGACCACCGGCCTCGGCCCCACGATCGAGCTCACCGGCGACGTCGGCGCCGACATGGACCGGATCCGCGCCTTCTATGCCGACAAGGCGGGCCTTCGCCCGCAACTGCGGACGGAACCGCGCCTGCGCTCCGAGACGAACGACGCCGGCACGTCATGACGCGCATCATCGGCGGCGCCGCGGGGTCGCTGACGCTCCTCGTGCCTGACGCGGGTACGCGTCCGACGAGCGATCGCGTGAGGGAATCGCTCTTCGGCGCGCTCGAGGCTGCCGATCTGCTGGAAGGTGCCGCGGTGGCGGACCTCTATGCAGGGTCGGGAGCTCTCGGTCTGGAAGCGGTCAGCCGCGGCGCGGTCTCGGCAGACCTCGTCGAGCGCGCGGCGCGCGCGGCGACCGTCGCGGAGCGCAACGTCCGCACGGTGCAGCGCGCGGTCCCCGCTGCCGCGTTGAACGTCCACCGCATGACCGCCGACGCGTTCCTCCGGGCGGGTACCTCGGCATTCGACGTCGTCTTCATCGATCCGCCGTACGACATCCCCGAGCCGGAACTGGCCACCACCCTCGAACTGCTCGCGCCGCGCCTCAGGCCGGATGCCGTCGTCATCGTGGAGCGGGCCACGCGATCTCCCGCGCCCGCCCTTCCCGACAGCCTCGTCTCCTCGCGGAGCAAGCGCTACGGCGACACGACGCTGTGGTGGGTGTCGCCGCGCTGACCCCTGCGTGACAGCGTCACGCGCCCGTGGCGGAACGACTCGTCAGCCGCGACCGGCATCCCAGTCGCGTATCGGGTCCCAGCCGCCGGGCCCGGAAACGGCGATGCCGTCGAGGGTCACCGCCGCGTCGACCCGGGAGACCACCCGCCCGATGGCACGGAAGCCGTCCGGCAGAGGGGTGGCGGGATCGAACGTCGCGAGCAGCGCGTGGTCCTCGCCCCCGCGCAACGCGGGTCCGTCTGCGACGCCCTGCAGGGCGATCGTGACGTGTGACGCGTCGGCGAGTCGCGTCGCATCGAGGAGCAGCCCGTCGGAGACGTCCATCATTGCGGTGGCGCCGGCGGCCGCTGCCACGGGGCCGAGCGCAATCGGCGGTTCGGGTCGCAGTTGAGCGTCGAGATCCGCGCGCTCGGCAGGGTTGAGTGCGTCCAGGTCGACCGGAACCGGGTCTCCCGCCTCGGTGCGGAATCGATCGAAGAGCACCGCCAGCCCGCGCGCCGCGGCGCCCAGCTCCCCGGCGACGGCGACGGTGTCGCCGATCCGGGCGCCACTGCGGAGCACGGGTGCACCGTCGAGCACGCCGAGCGCGGTCACCGCGATCGTCAACGTGTCGGAGACCGTGAGGTCGCCGCCCTCGACGGCGCAGCCGATCGTCAGTCGCTCGCACGCCGTGCGCAGCCCTCGCGCGAGCTCCGTCACCAGCGCGACAGGCGTCCGCGCGGGCACCGCGAGCGCGACGACGAGAGCGGTCGGGCGTGCACCCATCGCCGCGATGTCGGCGAGGTTCACCGCGGCGGCCTTGAACCCGAGGTCGAATCCCGACGACCACGCGAGCCGGAAGTCCGGTCCGTGCACCAGCGTGTCGGTGGACACGACGACCCTGCCGCCCGGCGCCGCCAGCACCGCCGCATCATCACCGGGGCCCACGATCGCCCGCGAGGAGCCGGCGAGCACCTGCAGGATGTGGGACAGGAGGTCGCGCTCGGCGATGTCACCCACGAGCGCACCGGCGTCGGAGGCGTGCCGGGGGTCCATTCCTCCACGGTAGCCTGAAGGGGTGACTCCGACGCGCCGCTCCCCCGTGCGGGCCGTCCGACGAAGCGTGGCGGCATGCGGCGCAGCAATGCTCCTGGCATCCCTCCTCAGCGCGTGCGCCACGACGGTGTCTCTGCAACCCGCCCCCGCTGCAGACTCTCCCGATTGCGCGGCCGTGACCGTGCGGCTCCCGGCCACCGTCGACGGGCAGCCGCGCGTCTGGACCGACGCGCAGGCGACGGGCGCGTGGGGTGCGCCGAGCTCCGTCATCCTCACCTGCGGACTGGAGCCGCCGGGGCCGTCCACCCTGCAATGCCAGTCGGTGGGCGGCGTGGATTGGCTCATCGACGACAGCGAGGCGCCTCGCTACCGGTTCACGACCTTCGGCCGCGTCCCCGCCGTCGAGGTCTACCTCGACTACGACGTCGTCAGCGGAAACGACGTGCTGAGCGCATTGTCCGGCGCCGTCGGCATGCTTCCGTCGACCGACCTGGAATGCGTCGACCGCCCGACGGACTGAACGGTCGGCCGGCGCTCACCGCACGCGCGCGAGGTCGATCAGCTCGGTCAGCAGGGCGTCGTACGGCAGACCCGACGCGATCCAGCACTTCGGGAACATCGAGATCGGTGTGAACCCGGGCATCGTGTTGACCTCGTTGACGTAGAAGTCGGTGCCCGTGAAGAAGAAATCGACGCGGGCGAGTCCTTCTCCACCGACCGCCTCGAACGCCCGTGCCGCGATGCGCTGCATCTCGGCCAGCTCGCCATCGTGCATGTCCGCCGGGCACACGAGGTCGATCCCGGGCGCATCGAGGTACTTCGCCTCGAAATCGTAGAAGTCGCGACCCGAGATGACGATCTCGCCGGCGACGCTCACGCGGGGCGCTCCACCGTCGCGACCCTCCAGGACGCCGCATTCGACCTCACGCCCGACCACGGCCTGCTCCACCAGCACGGTCGCGTCTTCGGCGAAGGCGACCTCGAGAGCCGCATCCCACTCGTCCCACGAGGAGACCTTCGAGACCCCCACGCTCGAGCCGGCCCGAGCGGGCTTGACGAAGACGGGGAGACCGAGCGACCGCGCTCGACGCATCCAGAGCTCCCGATCGCGGTCGAGA
This genomic window from Candidatus Microbacterium phytovorans contains:
- a CDS encoding 1-acyl-sn-glycerol-3-phosphate acyltransferase — translated: MLRRFVARVFWTFSRWSLRSEPAPRVPTVLIGAPHTSNWDFVLMLAIAWQLGIPVRWLGKDALFRGWRGPLMRRLGGIPVDRADAARVVGEVVERVRSGEVFGLVVTPDGTRGTNTYWKSGFYRIARETGMPVTLGYVDRTTMTTGLGPTIELTGDVGADMDRIRAFYADKAGLRPQLRTEPRLRSETNDAGTS
- the rsmD gene encoding 16S rRNA (guanine(966)-N(2))-methyltransferase RsmD, which gives rise to MTRIIGGAAGSLTLLVPDAGTRPTSDRVRESLFGALEAADLLEGAAVADLYAGSGALGLEAVSRGAVSADLVERAARAATVAERNVRTVQRAVPAAALNVHRMTADAFLRAGTSAFDVVFIDPPYDIPEPELATTLELLAPRLRPDAVVIVERATRSPAPALPDSLVSSRSKRYGDTTLWWVSPR
- the thiL gene encoding thiamine-phosphate kinase, with translation MDPRHASDAGALVGDIAERDLLSHILQVLAGSSRAIVGPGDDAAVLAAPGGRVVVSTDTLVHGPDFRLAWSSGFDLGFKAAAVNLADIAAMGARPTALVVALAVPARTPVALVTELARGLRTACERLTIGCAVEGGDLTVSDTLTIAVTALGVLDGAPVLRSGARIGDTVAVAGELGAAARGLAVLFDRFRTEAGDPVPVDLDALNPAERADLDAQLRPEPPIALGPVAAAAGATAMMDVSDGLLLDATRLADASHVTIALQGVADGPALRGGEDHALLATFDPATPLPDGFRAIGRVVSRVDAAVTLDGIAVSGPGGWDPIRDWDAGRG
- a CDS encoding DUF3515 family protein, whose product is MTPTRRSPVRAVRRSVAACGAAMLLASLLSACATTVSLQPAPAADSPDCAAVTVRLPATVDGQPRVWTDAQATGAWGAPSSVILTCGLEPPGPSTLQCQSVGGVDWLIDDSEAPRYRFTTFGRVPAVEVYLDYDVVSGNDVLSALSGAVGMLPSTDLECVDRPTD
- a CDS encoding D-alanine--D-alanine ligase, yielding MVKAAVVVLFGGRSSEHSISSATAGGVLRAIDRERFRVVPVGITRDGAFVLEDDDPDKFALTHGALPEVVDNGTRILWPESTLSRELQVRRGDGTVESLGDIDVVFPILHGRFGEDGTVQGFLELLGLPYVGAGLLMSAIGMDKHTTKSILKAAGVPVVPWIAFTRSDLDRDRELWMRRARSLGLPVFVKPARAGSSVGVSKVSSWDEWDAALEVAFAEDATVLVEQAVVGREVECGVLEGRDGGAPRVSVAGEIVISGRDFYDFEAKYLDAPGIDLVCPADMHDGELAEMQRIAARAFEAVGGEGLARVDFFFTGTDFYVNEVNTMPGFTPISMFPKCWIASGLPYDALLTELIDLARVR